The genomic stretch CCGTGCGCACCCTGGTGAGCACGGGCCCGGCGCCCGAACGCGCGCTCGGCACGGCCGTGCTGGCCCGAGTCGATGTGCGGCTGGTCGCCGCCGACACCGCGGAGTTGTGTGCGGGCTACCACCGGGGCGACAGGCGGTTCGCGCTGGCCGCCCGAGCCGTGCGCAGGCGCGCCTCCGGCTGGCGGCTGACGGCGTTGCGCGTGCGCTGAGTGAGTGCCGTCGCCGCGAGTGACGTGTGTGACCTGAACCGCGCGCGAACTGCGGACACACCTCCCCAAACGACCGCGGGCCGGTCCCGTCGCCACTACTTTGGAGTAGGTGCGGCGAAGTCCGGGAGTGATCGAGTCGATCACGGTGTGGTTGTCCGCCGTGATGGGTTGCCTGGCGCTGTCCACGCCGATCTCGCTGGCCTGGGCCGAGGGCGCGGCGTCGCTGGAGATGGAGCTGCTGATGCAGAGCCTGCCCAGGGCGACTGCTGTGGGTGGCCTGGCGGCGATCATCACGGTGGGCTTCGCGACGACGACCGGTTCCACCCGGATCGCCTGGTTGATCACGTTCGGCGGCAGCCTCATTCTGTTAGCCAATCATGTGCTGTGGCTGGGCTTCTCCGGCTTCGCGCCGCTCACCACGCTGAACTACGTGGATTGCATGGCCGGCGGCGTGATGCTCGGCGGCGTCCTCGCCGCCGTCCAGCACCGCAGATCGCTCATGCTGGTGGCCGCCCTCGGCGGCATGGTCGCCATCATGCTCAGCGATCTCAGCGTCTCGGGCGCGGAGTTCTCCGGTGTCGCGGGCGACTCTCCACTCGGCTGGTTCCTGACCGAATCCATCCCGGTGGCTCTCATAGCACCGACCGCCGCGCTGACCGTGTGGTGTGCGATTCGGCGCGGAAGACCGCGACCCGAGGATTCGGACGTCTCGGTCGAACTGCCGTTGCGGCCGATACTCGCCATGCTGGTGCTCACCGCGAGCAGGGTCATCGGTTCCTCATGGCTGATCCGGGACGGCTCCGCCCCCTTCGACGCGCTGCCCGTCGCCCTGATCACCGTGGTCGCTGCCTTGTGCACCGCCCTGCTGCTGCCGCGCCGCGAAGGCGAGATGGTGCTTGCCATGGTCGCGGTGGCCGCCGCGGGTGGGGCGGTCTTTCTGGTGCCGCTGACCAGTTGGATGGTGCCCCTGCTGCTCGCCGCCGGGGTGGCGGGCCTCGTGCTCGGCGTCCACCGGCCGATGCCGCTGGCCGCGATCTTCGGTTCGATCGGGTTGGCCCTGTTCGCGTTGCTGACGGTGGACGCGAACGGTCCCGGCGCCCCCGCGACGGTGAGCGGATGTCTGGTGCTGACCCTGCTGGTCGGTTACAGCCTGGCCTCCACATTGCCTCGCAACGGTGCCGCTGCGCTGATGCTCGGACTGGTCGTGCTCTGTCTGCCCGGACCGACGGTCGCCGTGCGTGCCCGGATCTTCGGTATCGGCTTCGCCCTGCCCCGCAGTTGGCAGGCGCCGGGAGAGGACGCCACCTCCGAGGTACTGCTGTTCGCGTTGACCGGCATCGTCGCCATGATCATCGCGATCGGGTGCGCGCTCGCCCTGCTGGTGTTGCGCCGAATCCGCCCTGCGCCGCCGACGACCGCCGATCGCGTCGACGCAGCAGCAGTCGTCGAGGAAGGGAAGGACCGGCGCATCCTCGAGCAGCGTTAATGTCGCGGGTATGCGCCTTCACGTGGGATGTGCGATGTGGACCCATCCGTCCTGGCAGGATCGGCAGTTGCCGCCCTCGGAGCGGTTGCGCTGGTACGCCGGGCACTGCAACGCGGTCGAGGGCAACACCACGTTCTACGCCACACCCTCGCCCGCCACGGTGCGTTCCTGGGCCGAACAGACCGATCCGGAGTTCCGGTTCGCCGCCAAGCTACCCAAGTCGATCACCCACGAGCACAGGCTCTTCGACGCCGATGCCGAACTGAGTGCCTTCCTGGACGCGATGGCCCCGCTCGGCGAGCGCCTGCACACCCTGTGGGTGCAGCTACCCGGCTCGTTCGGGCCCGGCGATCTCGGCGCACTGGCCCGATTCCTGCCGACCCTGCCCGCGCGGGCCCGTCGCACCGTGGAGGTCCGCCACCGGGCGTTCTACGACGACCAGCGGGCCGCCGCCGCGCTGGAAAGGGTGCTCGACCGGGCGGGCGCGGAGTGGACCACCTTCGACACCTCGGTCCTGTTCTCGGCCCCTGCCTCCAGTCCCGCCGAACTGGAGGCCCGATCGAAGAAGCCGCGGCTGCCGCGGCGCACCCGCGCGCTGACCGCCGACCCGATGGTGCGTTACCACGGCCGTGACGACGAGGAGACGACCGTGGCGGGCTGGCAGCCGTGGCTGCCCGTCGTCGCGGAGTGGCTGCGCGCCGGCCGCACCCCGACGGTGTTCGTGCACACTCCCGACAACGCCTCGTCGCTGCGATTGGCACGGCGCTTCCACGACGAGGTACGCGCGCTGGTCCCCGAACTCGACCCGCTGCCCGATCCGAGCGCGCACGAGCCGATGACCCTGTTCTGACGCCCGTTCCCTGTCCGGCTAGTCCAACCCGAGCACCGCTGTGGTGAACGCGATGAACAGCGGCGCCGAGGCGGGCACGGCCTGGGCGCCCTCGGTCAGCATGACGCGGCGGGTGCGCTCGCTGATCGCGTCCGGGATCAGCGCGATCAGTTCGGAGGAGACCGGCGGCACCAACGGATCGGCGGCTCTGGCCCTGGCGTGGAAATGCCGGTACATCTCGGTGATCGGGTCCATCGCCAGCACCCGCACCGCTGTCGCGGCTCGCTCGACGCGGGCCGATTCGACGAGCACCATGCGGGCGAAACGCGGCTCCTCGGCGACCGCGTCGCAGAAGGTGGTGATGACGCAGGCGATCCGGACCCGGGGATCGGCGCCGTGGGGCAGCCGGGCCAGCGCCACGCGGACGCGCTGGGCGAGCACGGCGATGCCGGTGTGCACCGACTCGACGAAACAGTGCTCCTTGTTGGTGAAGTGCTCGTAGAAGGTACTGCGCGAGACCCGTGCGGCGGCCACGATGTCGCCGAGCGTCGTCGCGGGATAGCCCTTCTCGTCGACACATTCGACAAGTGCGGCGATCAGTCTGCCGCGCGGTGACGAGGGGGAGTCCGTGCGGACCGCCGCGCGACGATCGGCGAGTTCGCTGTCGTGCAACGACTCGCATCGAGTTGTCGAGGGGCGCATGAAAGCCTTTCTGTCGGAGGTCCGTGCGATACGGCGCGGGGAACGCCACCGGTGGCAACCGTGCTCGTGAGCGTTGCGCCGCCGCGCGCGGGTTCCGATTATGCGCGCCATCGCCTTTCCCGCCGCACGGCGGCCGCCCCGAACGGGCCGGATCGGGCCGTTCACCCGTCATTTTCGGGCCCGATGTGCAATGTTGTTACTGCGCAACGGTATTGACAGGGGAAGGTGCGTCGTTCATGGCGTCCTACGCGGTGGGGTCACGACGTGCGTCGCCGGGTGCCCGGCGCCCGGTCTGGCCGGGCATGATCACCCAGGGGGAGCCGCGGGCCGGACGTGCTCGCGGGGGCTCGCCCGGACACGGCAGTCTCGGGAAGCGACGGCGGCGCGGACGGCCGCCGCGACGGCGCCGCCCATGGCTGGTGACCGCTGTGGCGCTGGGTGTTTCGCTGTCGGCGGTGGCGGTGGTGCTCGCCTATGTGTCCACCGCACCCGGCCCGCGACAGTCCGCGACCGTGGCCGATCCGGTGCTCGGCGGCGGACCCGGCTGTGAACCGCTGCGCACCCCGCAGTTGGTGCGCGGCAACGGCACCGGCTCCGCGGCCAGCGGCCCCGACGCCGTGCTCGCCTTCCAGTACGCCTACTACGTGACCCGCTCCGGCGCGCAGGCCCGCGCGATCACCACCCGCGACGCGGTCGTCTCGACCGCCGAGGTCATCGACGCGGGCATCGCCTCGGTGCCGCCGGACACCCGGCACTGCGTGCTCATCTCCCCGTTGCCCGACGGCCGGTTCGATGTGGTGCTGACCGAAGTCCGCCCCGACGGCGCGGTCAAGACCTATCGCCAGTTCGTCACGGTGGTCGAACGCGCCGACGGAGTGCTCATCACCCGGATCGGCCCGCCGGACCGGTAGGTCCCGGGAACGGCCGGCCCGGCCCCTCCGTCGGCTCGGCTCGGCTCGGCTCGATGCCGCCGTCGGCTGGTGGATTCGGTCATGCTCGATGCCGTACGCAGCGGATGCGCGCCCGCCGGTGGAATCGGTGTGGCGATGCCCTCTGGACTCTCCTCCTTCGGGACCGATTCTGATACATTCTTGTATCCGATACATTTATGTATCGGAAGCGGGTCCCCACCGGGGACGCTCGCCGCCCCGGCGGCGGTCGGGTACCGGGCTACAGCGCGTTCTCGGGCACTGGGCGATTCGGATGGAGCGACAGAGCGGACGGCGGTGAACCCGCCGCGAGGAGGAACGGTGACGGCGGCAGCGCAGGCCGGGCGAGCACAGGCGGGTGACCCGCCTCGGGCGTCCGCGCGACAACCGCGGGCTCGGACCGGCACGGCCGCCGGGGCCAAGCCGCCGAGCCGGCGACGCGTACGCACCCGCGACCGGCTGCTCGCCGCGGCCTACGAGGTCTTCGCCGAAGAAGGGTTCGGACGCGCGACCGTGGAGCGGGTATGCGATCGGGCCGGGTTCACCCGCGGCGCGTTCTATTCGAACTTCACCTCCCTCGACGAGTTGTTCCTGGCCATGTGGGAGCAGCGCTCGGGCGCCATGCTGGACAACCTGCGCGCCGCGCTCGGGGCCCTCACCTCGGAAGGTCCCGATGCGCCGGGGCACGATGATGTACCCACCTCCGGTGTCACCGGTAACGCGGAGGTACGCGCGGCCGTCGCCCGCCTGCTGGAGGTGGTGCCGCTGGAGGAAGCCTGGTTCCGGATCACCGCCGAGTTCACCGCGCACGCGCTGCGCACTCCCGATCTGCGCCGGGTGATGGCCGAGCGGGAGGAAGCCATCGTGGCCGCCCTGACGCCGACCGTCGTGGCCGCGCTGCGCCGGGCGGGGCGCACCGTCGCCGATCCGGCCGCGCTCGGCCAGGCGCTGATCGCCGTGCACGACGGCACGGCCACCCAGGTGCTGATGGAGCCGGGCAACCGGACGGTCCTCGGTCGGCGTGCCGACCTGTTCTGCCACGTCGTGCTGGCCTACAGCACGCCAATCGAAGGATGACGATGAGCAATAGCGAATTCGCGCGCGAGAGCACCGATCGCGACGACCAGGTGATCGTGGTCGGCGCGGGCCTGGCCGGTCTGGTCGCGGCCCACGAACTGGCGCTGGCCGGTAAGCGGGTGCACCTGATCGACCAGGAGAACCGCAACAACCTGGGTGGTCAGGCGTTCTGGTCGCTGGGCGGGCTGTTCATGGTCGACACCCCCGAGCAGCGCAGGCTCGGCATCAAGGACTCCTACGAACTGGCCTGGCAGGACTGGCAGGGTTCGGCGGGTTTCGACCGCGACGACGAGGATCACTGGGCGCGTCGCTGGGCGCAGGCCTATGTGCGCTTCGCCGCCACCGAGAAGCGGGACTACCTGCGACAGCTCGGCCTGCGGGTGACCCCGTTGGTCGGCTGGGCCGAACGCGGCGGAGCCGCCGCCGACGGCCACGGCAACTCCGTGCCGCGTTTCCACCTCACCTGGGGCACCGGCCCGGAGGTGGTGCGCGTGTTCGCCGAACCGGTCCTCGCCGCGGAGAAACGCGGACTGGTTCGGTTCAGCTTCCGCCACCGCGTGGACGAGCTGATCGTCGAGAACGACGCGGTGGTCGGTGTGCGCGGCAGCGTCCTGGAGGACACCGATCTCGAGCGTGGCAAGGCCTCCTCGCGAACGGTGGTGGGGGAGTTCGAGTTCCGTGCGAAGGCCGTCGTGGTCACCTCCGGTGGCATCGGCCACAATCACGAGCTGATCAGGCAGAACTGGCCCGTCGAGCGGCTGGGACCGTGCCCGCGGACCATGATCTCCGGGGTGCCCGCGCATGTGGACGGGCGGATGCTCGCGATCTCGGAGGCCGCGGGCGGGGCGATCGTCAATCGCGACCGCATGTGGCACTACACCGAGGGCATCCACAACTGGGATCCGATCTGGCCCGACCACGCGATCCGCATCATCCCCGGACCCTCGTCGCTGTGGTTCGACGCGAACGGGAAGCGGTTGCCCGCACCGTGTTTCCCCGGCTTCGACACCAACGCGACGATGAAGGCGATCCTGGCCACGGGCTACGACTACTCGTGGTTCGTGCTCACCCAGTCGATCATCGAGAAGGAGTTCGCGCTCTCGGGTTCGGAGCAGAATCCCGACATCACCGGCAAGGACATCAAGCTCACTCTCGCCAGTCGGGTGGCCAAGGGCGCGCCGGGCCCGGTGGAGGCCTTCAAGAAGCACGGCGTGGACTTCGTGGTGGCCGACACGCTGGCCGAACTGGTCGAGGGGATGAACAAGATCACGCGGGGCCCGCAGCTGGATCTCGCGGATCTGGAGCGGCAGATCGTGGCGCGTGATCGCGAACTGGACAACAAGTTCGGCAAGGACGCTCAGCTGATGGCGATCACCAATGCGCGCCAGTCCTTCGCCGACAAGGCGGGGCGGGTCGCCAAGCCGCACCGCATCCTCGATCCGAAGGCGGGCCCGCTGATCGCGGTGCGCTTGAACATTCTCACCCGCAAGACCCTCGGCGGCCTGCAGACCACCTTGGACTCGCAGGTCGTGCGCCCCGACGGTACGCCGCTGCCCGGCCTGTACGCCGCGGGTGAGGTCGCCGGGTTCGGCGGCGGTGGCCTGCACGGTTACAACGCGCTGGAGGGCACCTTCCTCGGCGGCTGCATCTTCTCGGGCCGCTCGGCCGGGCGGGCACTGGCGAAGTCGTTGTCCTGAGCCCGATTTCGGGCCGGAGCCCGGGCAGCCACGAGGTTGCCGAGATGTCCGCAGTGGGGCGGGGTCTGGCCGGGCATCTGTTCGGTGCCCGCGGCCGTATCGGGGTGACGCGCGCTGCGCGGATGATCCGGCCGCTGTCGCGATGGTCGCGAAAACCTGGGAAGCTCAGTGCAAACGAGGATGCCGCCGGGAGGGGGAGCCCGGCGGCATCGACTCGGAGATGCGCGACTCGCAGGGGGTTCGAGCCGCACGGTGATCGGCTTCAGGGAGGGCCGACCCGATTGCCGATCGTACGCTGGGGCGGTGTGGCGCGCCGTTGCCCACGCGCGGACATCGCGGACAATCGCACGTCCGCCGGCACCTCATCAGGCGCTCGCGGCGGCCTTCTGCCGGTACATGGCGATGTCGGCGTCGTGCAGCACCTCGGTGAGCGAGCGCGGGTCGGCGGGACAGAGCCGGGTCGTCCCGATCGAGACTCTCAGCTCCAGCCGGTGGCGCGGCAGCCGGATCGGTTCGGCGACGACCGCGTGCAGGCGCTCGGTGACCGCGGCGGGATCGCGGCCCGGACCGCGCAGCAGGATCAGGAATTCGTCGCCGCCGAGCCGGCCGATGAGATCGCCGTCGGCCACCGCGCGACGCAGGCGGCGGGCGATGATCCGCAGCACCTCGTCGCCGGTCAGGTGTCCGAGGCGGTCGTTGACGGACTTGAATCGATCCAGGTCGACGAACAGCACCGCGGAGATCTCCTCGTGCGCGGGGTCGGCCAAT from Nocardia higoensis encodes the following:
- a CDS encoding DUF72 domain-containing protein encodes the protein MWTHPSWQDRQLPPSERLRWYAGHCNAVEGNTTFYATPSPATVRSWAEQTDPEFRFAAKLPKSITHEHRLFDADAELSAFLDAMAPLGERLHTLWVQLPGSFGPGDLGALARFLPTLPARARRTVEVRHRAFYDDQRAAAALERVLDRAGAEWTTFDTSVLFSAPASSPAELEARSKKPRLPRRTRALTADPMVRYHGRDDEETTVAGWQPWLPVVAEWLRAGRTPTVFVHTPDNASSLRLARRFHDEVRALVPELDPLPDPSAHEPMTLF
- a CDS encoding TetR/AcrR family transcriptional regulator, which codes for MRPSTTRCESLHDSELADRRAAVRTDSPSSPRGRLIAALVECVDEKGYPATTLGDIVAAARVSRSTFYEHFTNKEHCFVESVHTGIAVLAQRVRVALARLPHGADPRVRIACVITTFCDAVAEEPRFARMVLVESARVERAATAVRVLAMDPITEMYRHFHARARAADPLVPPVSSELIALIPDAISERTRRVMLTEGAQAVPASAPLFIAFTTAVLGLD
- a CDS encoding TetR/AcrR family transcriptional regulator, translating into MLAAAYEVFAEEGFGRATVERVCDRAGFTRGAFYSNFTSLDELFLAMWEQRSGAMLDNLRAALGALTSEGPDAPGHDDVPTSGVTGNAEVRAAVARLLEVVPLEEAWFRITAEFTAHALRTPDLRRVMAEREEAIVAALTPTVVAALRRAGRTVADPAALGQALIAVHDGTATQVLMEPGNRTVLGRRADLFCHVVLAYSTPIEG
- a CDS encoding FAD-binding dehydrogenase; its protein translation is MTMSNSEFARESTDRDDQVIVVGAGLAGLVAAHELALAGKRVHLIDQENRNNLGGQAFWSLGGLFMVDTPEQRRLGIKDSYELAWQDWQGSAGFDRDDEDHWARRWAQAYVRFAATEKRDYLRQLGLRVTPLVGWAERGGAAADGHGNSVPRFHLTWGTGPEVVRVFAEPVLAAEKRGLVRFSFRHRVDELIVENDAVVGVRGSVLEDTDLERGKASSRTVVGEFEFRAKAVVVTSGGIGHNHELIRQNWPVERLGPCPRTMISGVPAHVDGRMLAISEAAGGAIVNRDRMWHYTEGIHNWDPIWPDHAIRIIPGPSSLWFDANGKRLPAPCFPGFDTNATMKAILATGYDYSWFVLTQSIIEKEFALSGSEQNPDITGKDIKLTLASRVAKGAPGPVEAFKKHGVDFVVADTLAELVEGMNKITRGPQLDLADLERQIVARDRELDNKFGKDAQLMAITNARQSFADKAGRVAKPHRILDPKAGPLIAVRLNILTRKTLGGLQTTLDSQVVRPDGTPLPGLYAAGEVAGFGGGGLHGYNALEGTFLGGCIFSGRSAGRALAKSLS